TGCATCTGTCAGTTGCAATTGTTCAGTATATTGTTGGCTGACTACAAGAGGAAACACAGAATTATGCCCCCTTGGACTGTTGACCAATTACAGCGGTTTCACCTTCAGGTTCAAAAGAAACACCTGCTATAGGTGTTATGGACAGATACCCCAGACCAAGAGAAAAACAGTCAGTAACTTTCACCCCAAGCTTGAAAAGGCCATCTAGGGGTCTCGATTACGCTTGGAAACAGTCCTGGAGGAGATTTCTTGGTGCACATTATTTTGCTGTCTACAGTCCACCCCATTTAACCCAATCTCTTGACTTGGCTGAGAAGCCTGCCATAAAGAGGAGTGATATCATTGTTGATGAAGGTGCGCTTGTAACCAAGTTTTTTAAGTTGAAACAAACTTGACTAACACAGGTCTCTGACTGCCTTTTTCTGCACAGTGAGCCACAGTGATGTCAGTAACAGAGACATCTACTCCAGCATGATAATTTTTTGCTCCACTTGTTCTGCTGTCTCTCCCTCATCCAGAATACCAAACCCTCTCACTGACTCTCGACGGCTGTACTGCTGCAGCCTTTCATTTTTGTACGTACAGTATTAGCATTATTTAAGGCTTGTGTGTCCAGGACTAAACAAACGGACCCCTTCACATCCAGCTGATTTATCAGGTGAAGAAAAGGCAGTGGAATGAGATAGGTACTGTCTTTCACATGCTGTGCTCTCAACCACTTCACATTTTTTGGTCATTTAATCATGAAGGaaacaaggggagagaagttgCTCAAGCTTCATTAACACCTCAAACAATAATGTTGCACAAATGAGATTGATTCAACAAAaacttacttgatgacatcatagGTATCAATCAAAGCCAGCATTTGGTCAGGAAAAGCTTGGGCATAGCATATGAAGGCTGCAAGTTCTCCTTCACTCACTTGATCAACAAGAAAATCTAGCAAAAACAGGAACTGAAAAGTGACAGCTGTTAACTACTTATACACCTAAAATGCtaattcaagaaataaaaacctccATAACATATAATGATATTGATATGATGTGCTCACTCTTCACACTGACTATATAAGGATGAGCTAAATGTTTAATTAGCTTGTTACAAGGCAATATCTTTATTACCTATATTTATCAATATCAGGAAAAGATCTATTCTTGGATATCCCATCTCATTAAAGAGCCAGAATACTATTAGACATGAAACAATTATATTGGAATTTGAAGTGCTAGACTTGTCTTAACTCATTCGATATGGACGTATTAACACAATTAAGATGTAGCTTTAGATCGAAGATGTTTGCagaactgtataggaagagttaaagAGTTAACACAGTCAATAGCCTCTAAGCAGTTCAAATTTCACTAATTTTACTTACTGAGAATTGATGATAATTTCTGCTGCCACACTAAGCAGAGGTCAATAAAATCCACTTTTTCCAAGTTATCTTTTCGAAAAAGGTTCTGTTAAAACAGAGGCTGATAGATCAACAGAGGAAATGTGATCACAGACAACAAGAAGACTATTGAAAGCAGAGTGTGAAAGGGAAGCACAAAacatcattcacacacaaagccaaaaacagaacagaacagGAGCcaaaaacacaatgacaataaAAGTCTGAATTGTTAAAAATCTTAGGCCAAGCCAATAACAAATGATTTGTGAGCTGTTTCTCTTATCCTATTTGCCTTCTGCTGTACACCAAAAGGTTTTTGTGAGGTTTGAGATCATTGAATGTTCAATAAAAAGCTTtgcatttaattaatttttacacACATAGTATctcagtttataaaatattactgaaaataATCAGTAGTACTGTATAAATAATTGAGTAAAAATTGATAAATACTATTCTGTGgtatatatttgaaaatatttaaaattattttcttacttcaaaACAGAGGATACttgcaaagttttaaaatactaCACAAGTGATGCTTctctatatttttaattaaaagattttttattatatttgaaatcaacttttttctgttgaccaTAGCTGTGTCAGAAAGTAAATGATAGAAACTCACTTCACCACTACGATTATAACTACACTATAATTataacttaattttattttaaaatgatattttttacttaCAACAAATTGATAATTACTCAATTGCAAATATTAAACTTCATGGTGgtaaaaggaaacagaaaatgatTGCAAAATAGATATTTGTTCAAAACACAAGAGATTAGTAACTATTCGTAAGATaaataatttgaaacaaatttaaaaaggcAGACAAATATAGGCCATAGATCCAAATGCAAATGAGTGAGACTAGTTATTACTTACTCTGCACTTGACTTCTCTCAGGTCCCTGTATGAGGTGACAAAAGCATGGGCATGAGTACCTTTCACTGGGATACCAAACATTTTCCCTGCCAGCACATTGCTTGTTCCATCAAATCCTGCAATGAATGtgcatattataaatattttgaaataaaataaaatactatgaaaaaatttatattattatatatacagaACAACCCATAAACACTTGTGAGTGGatggaaacaaaaatgattttagcAATGGGTTACATTTATCATCAGTTTAGCGGCATAGTTTTGAGGAAACACTGGCAAcaaaatgctgatttttttttttttttgttgcttaagTGTCTTGAAGCTGTCTCACCCCCCATGTAACAGTAGCGAGAGGCACTGAGTCCTCCATCAGGTCCCTGTGCACGACGTAGACCAAACTCCAGCAGAACTTTGTCCTGGCCTGCAGCCAGGCGAAACCTCATAGCATTGGTGGCTACAAGACTGATAAGAAACAGAGAGATATGCTGACAACTGCTTATAGATATAGTTATAGATAGAATCCAAGGAAAGTAACTTTTGGTGTTTAGTCATACAAGCAGgattattatattttgaaagGTTAGCAGGCTGCACTAATTACCTCTAAAAAAGTGAatacaaactattttaattaaacaaaaatccaGCAGTCACAGATACCCTAGTGGTCATGCTTTGCTAGTTGCTTTCATTTGGTTGGACAAGCACTTTCACTCCTTCACCAATTAAACTATTATTTCATGCCCTTTGTTAGGTCATCTTTTAAGCAATGGGTCTTACAGCCAGTAAGCACAAAAAAGGAGAAGGAGAcatatttgttatatattttatgatgtaTATTTGTTAATAGTTAATGCATCATCTAATCATTAAAATTTGTAtgctcttattattattgagttCATTCTCTCACCTAGCATAGTTGATAAGATTCAATAAAGGAGTTTCCAGAAGCTGGACAACAGCCAGTGGACCCTCTATTGTTATCATAGGTACTTTTGGAAAAACCACTGTCCCTTCATCAACAGCAGAAAGTGTGACTGCATTAGCTGTCATGTTGGAAAGATACTGGAAAAACTCATCTTCCACATGTGGCGGCAGAACTTTTCTTAGGTAACTTATATCTGAAAATTGGTGATCATGTCATGAATCATTCACAGGCACACTTTACTGAAGTGTAACATATGTTACGTAACCCATAAAGTACAAAGTCTGAGAACAATAGAATGTTATATTACTACTCTCTTTCTAAGGTTTTACTaaggtaataaaatatatacatatataaatatagaaatgaatttattactatgtgagtgtatatatagatacacacagagttaaaatacacatgcatgtatttatatgaatatttgtaaatgaataCAACAGAAATGGGGTAaaagggacaaaaaaaaaaagcttaatttttttgtaaccaTCAGAAAATGTAACGGACAAGATTATGAAATAATGGAAACCTTAAATTATATTATGTAGGCTAAAATGTACATTCTTATGCAATTTACTCACCACTCTCTGAAAATCGAAAGTTTTGTAGGAGTTTGACACATTCCTCTAGACCAGCAAAGAGAGTAAATTCTCCTTGAAATGGATTCCGtcgaaaaaaaagatcaaaaattGCTCTGTCATCCATCTTTCCACTTTTCCAGTATGCATAAGCCATAGTAATTTGGTATAGATCTAAACAGACAAAACCAAAATCACAAGTAATCAAAGGATttaggacaaaaaaaattatagttctgtttctcttcttcctttttcttttccactgCTGCATAGTTAGGAGAAGAGACATCTATTCTGCTAATTCATCAGAGACCAGTATTCATTAAGTTAATgctgagacaaaaaaaagaggggtgggtggggattCAAGGACAAACCTCTTGTCtccaaattaaattttttgtgtgttcagaTCCATATATTTTGCTTCAAGTTACCTTCACCCATGAaatctttgccactgctttataaccaTGATCTTAGGGGTAAATCAATATTTATGGATCTAGATGTTGCCTTTtaattatatgcaaatatgacaCTATCCCATTATTTTCCCAGGACAGTGACAGACATTATCACTTCAATAATATGACCACAAATTATTAGTATTACATGTTCATGATATGAAATTTGGAGATTATCAAGGAGCATTAGCTCAGAGAGTGAATTTAACTGTAGGATATAGGTCTCATTGCAAAATAGGGACAAATTAGTAAAGAATGTGTGTCACTTCATTCAGACAGAccatttacattaaaatatgcccttttctttttctgacctCAAACGGAATGGAAGATGGGCAATAATGCTAGTAATTagaaatggtgtgtgtgtgttttcacttCCATATATtccatctctcacacacattttactttcataTCTCTCACATCGTATCTCTCGATCCTTCTCCTCTCCCAGTTCGTTTCTATCTCACACACAGGTACACTTCAGCCCAGGATATCACTAATCTTAAAGTAAGAATTCTCTGCGGAAGATGCTTTAGGCTAGAGAATAATCCCTGAAAATATCAATCTAAGCATAATGTAAGCATAAGATCTTCACCGAAAGTGAACGTCGATTACTTTTTGTTCTTCTATAAAGTATAATCCCTAGCTGGAATTTATTGACTTTCGTTTCGTCAGTTTCTGATAATTTCTAGTTTAGATAGATACATTGGTGGTGGCGACGATGACGGCAAAAACTATTTACCAGATAACGATGGAGCAGAAATGCAGTCCCATCTATTTGCTGTAGacgcattattattattcagaaacAGCTTGACTCTCAGACAACGTGAATGATACAATAACTGACGGTTTTGATTCAACACTCACACCACACGATCCCAgatactgaaataaaaagaaataaacagcagaaaagaaataatcaacTATACGGTTAAAAACTCCCACCTGTTAGCAGCGCTTGAATTACCCCATTGCTTTCGCGTGTACCCTCGTACACCGATGAGAGGACCGAAGCAGCCGACATTTTAGCCTACATGTGGCAATACTAACGATATGGGAACAAGTATTTATGAAGATCGAGCAATATGGAAACAGCCAGGAATTTTTCCATCTGCTGTGGGCCGTCCCTATTATTAATGTTCACATTGCCTACGTAGCgaacatttacttatttatttgcatttaatctataatattttgaagtgtttttccagatattttgaattttgtatTATTGCGTGTTACTGTACGTGTGTTTTACATATACTTCCAGCTCGTGGGACCGACCCTCAAGTACCGTGCCAACCCATATTTTCGATATGCGTCAGTCTACTTTTGCATTGAAATATCTCACCACGGCGAGGATGTTTCTTCTAGCTGTTCATAGAACAATTCCGCTTCTTTGACTCTATGCGTAGAAGTGGATGCGTACACCTGTAAAATGGCCATCGAGTAGCTTAATTAGGACTGCTTCGATCACCTTTTTTTGCGCACGACGAATTCCAAGCCATCTTCGCCGCAATAATACAGTTTATGACCTTCCCCTGTCATTGTTTCTGCAGAGATTTTCAAGCACCCTTCTGCCAGTCCCGAATATCCCATGAAGATCGTGAGATCGAGCTCGTGGGAGACCTCATACACTGCCAATCGTTGTCTCATCTCTTCACTCTTGTAATGTGAATGATGACTGCACATCGTCTGATGCCAGCCAGTCACAGTAATTCCAGCTCCGGTAGTGTATATTAAAGCTGTGGACTCTTCATTTGACCAAGTGGCAGCTCCATGCATTTTCTCCTGATAGTGTACACTACTATAGCAATGatatcactctctctttctctctcttcttctttacTCTTATTCCGCTTGGTCTGACTTTTCTGGAGATGTGCAGATAACTATTCCTTCGCTATTAACTTTTCCTCTTTTAAAGTTTTCACAAATATACGGGTAAACGAAGCCGACACACATGAGATAGTAAATGTAtagtttttacaacaaaaatactgttttattttcaactttacAGGAGCTCGACCTTGTTCTCCTAATGTTACTTTAAATCCTAGGACTTAATTAaggttttgcttttctttatatattttctcttttgtttttgtcttcattaatatctttattaatttcacatcatttttttttatcttacttgTCATTTtacccttctttcttttatttatttatacatagagagacagaaatcgcacttaaaagaaaaaatcccaATAACAGCAGGATAGCGCTGGACTAACAAtctcaaatcatcatcatcatcagtccaCACAAAACTATCTACTTTATAGTTAGCCTGATCATTTTGGTACAGCTGTAGTTTCGCCAatgtgtgttaacacttttgtaaCCTGCACCATCAACCTTGCACTGCTGTCCTCTGAGTTTCCACAATCCTCCTTTTCATAATTAATGCGCGAAAAATATGCTTTGCTCCTATCAAAAGCATAAAGAAACAACTGTTTGTACGAagtaaaatatatgttaatattaagaaaaatgttatagATAGAGCATATCTTtagaaaaccttttttcttaCCAGCCAGAGCTTTACCATTTGCTCATCCTCTATActtctttttataaacatgGACTGTTCACTAATACGTGGCAGTCACGTTATGTACTCGTCTGTGTCCCGTAATGGACGCTCATTGTGTCTCTTAATATTTACTATATTATTATGATCGCAAATTTATGTTGATATGAAAACAAATCTCTTGTGTTTACTCAATTTTTGCTTTCCTACTGTAACAACTGATTACATGATAacgtatttttgttttcttgaattgTTTGAAGCACTTTTAACGCTTTAAAAATTATAGTGTCCTTCGTTTAGCTATTAGAAAGTTTTGAGCTACTTACATATGTTATATgacacttttttatgtttttacaagTTGAGTTTCTACCTGTCTACAGTACGTGCACTGGCTGATTACATGGGCAGACTTCCGCGTgcttgcacacacgcacgcatacagacacacgtacacacgcatgCAACTACAAACGAtcacaaatgtataaacatattaactgttgttaatgtttatttttccagttataTCAAGCCAAATGGAGTAATCGCTGAGATATGCTTCATGCAAGGTTAAAGCCGATTTCTAAAGTTTTGTATTCAGTCTTAATTCATAACCATAGTAACTTCAGCAACAccccaccatccccaccacTCTTCCTTTTTGCTGTTTAGAAGAAGGAATCTGAGAAACAAATCGTCTTTCAGTAGTCAGTGAAGCCATGTTACGTTTCTAAAATGTGGGTGAGATGTCAGCCGCCACCTTGGTGACACAATGACGACTCCTGAGTTTGTCGTTGGTCATCTCTGCGGATAAAGCGACAAGGCGCCTCTATGCAGCTCATGGAAATtgcattttgtatattattctGATGTGATTACCGGTGAAGTAGGATTTTAGGAGAACCACGTGATCTTTTAATATACTTTCGCTACTTAGTGGCACGATGAGGGgctgttctctttttcttgaacTTAAAGCGTTGGGTTTCCTCGATTTGTTCTTAAGATGCTAGTAAAATAGTTACAAACTACGTGACTACATGAAAAATCACACTAACATTGTAATATCTGGTAAAATAAAATCCCAGCTTTTCATTTTGCCTGCATTTGTCCCAACGTTTCTAATTTTATCTTTATCGGTTTTCCTGCTGGCAAAAATGCGATTCCTTAAGGCTTGCACCCTGAAGAGCTACATTTCTCCCAGGCACTTTCTAGATTTCTCGCAAGCGATTGCTTGAGATGTTCACGAAGTACTTTGAGAAAGCGTCTTCATCCGCGAGCTCTGCGATGCTCATGTTACCTATCTTCTTCATCAGTTCCAGATCCTCCAAGTCATCGGGTCGAGCCGTCTTGATTACGTCACCAAGTATGGTGGCGGCAACCGTGGCAATAATCGGTAATGCAATCTTATTCAAGGCGAATCGTCGGTGACGAACCAGTCGTGCAGCGGAGTCCTGGGTCAAGGTGTCCAGCGGTTTATGACCAGAAGGAAGAGCAGACGCTATGGTAACCATGGCGACAGTCATCAGGAGAAGGGTTGTAAACACCTTGACACCTGCCATGCTAAAAATTATGCAGAATcaagaattaaagaattaatAAGAATTAGACAATAaggaaagaaatagaaacaaacataaagagatgaaagagaaattgaataaaataagtagtgaaaaagaaacacaaaaaagaaaacataagaagAAAGGTTGGTAGATAGAAATAAATATCATGACATAAATATATCGTGGGATCGTCTTTaactggaagaaaagaaagataaaaggcaaagagatgtaaaagaaataaagatagaaattgAGACAATAGCAaggaacaaattaaataaactaaAGGAAAAACTAAAGTCTTGGAATTTAAAATGACAATAGGATGACAAAAATTCCcgtaaagttaaaaacaaaatactgtttttgttgtaaagtcTAGACATTTATGATTCCACTGCCCTCTGCTCAACTCTGGGTGATAAGGAACACGAAAATGTATGATTCCAAGTGTGTCGGCTACGTTTAACATGATATTTGTGAGCAAATCCAGTTATCTGACTGTCACACTTTCTGAAGGAGCAGGTTGGGCGGTATAagagtggagagaaagagacgaaggagaagagagaagatcCTTGCTAGCAGTGTACATGTGGTAACAGATATCTAAGCAGGCGGGTGCATACATCTAGACTTCATAGAACGACAGTTTGCACATTTAAAATTGGTATGTCATAAGTAGGAAAGTTTATACAGAATTGTTCGACAGTCAAATGTGTGACAAGCTCTATCCTTGGAAACATTAGCAGTGTGTGGTAAAGCTacgtgtgtttatatgtaaaaaGACGACTACTTCTGCTGACAATGAAACTCAAAATGCTGAATCGGCTAGCAGCACTATTACCACCCTCGCAATAATCATACGAAAGATGTGGAGACTAGCATCAGTACTGTACAAGTAGAAATACTTATTAAACATACACTGCACGTGTCTGTTGTCAAAAGTAAtataaagcaattaaaatatttcctgagAAATACAATTGCAGGTGAGGGAAAATGCCTGCAAGATTATTACCGGAATCGCCTAAACGTGCTTCAGCAAAACATCGAAACTCCAAAGAGGCCAACGTCTTTAGCTCGACTCAAACAGTAAGACAGAAGACGATGCAAAGAAGCTTTCACTCACCTTGTGTTCAGAAAGCGAAGTCCAGCCGACGTAACGGAGCTGCAGGTGTTTGCCAGGTGTGGTGCCAGGTGCTTGCAGTAGTCAGCAGCTGTCTGTGGCCGTCTGGTGAGAAACTCTTCGTCCGCGAGGTCTTTTCTAGGGTCGTCGTGTTTGTGTACAGTTGTCGTTGCTGTGCACAACAAACGTGAGTGTCTTTTAAATTTGGGTACAAAGGTAGACGACTGGTCTCCttgcacaaaacaaacattcatcTGCGACGGTGATGAGCAATCAATTCAATTTTCAATACGCGTTGCCCAACCCTCCcaacaaacagaagacatgAACAGATTTGGAAGAAAACTACTGTGAGCAGCAAGTGAACGTTGACTGCTCTTCCtttcactttcatttctttgatgtGCTGTCAACTGAGGCAAGGGGGTGAAgacacaaatcacaaaaaaatgtgtgaacaaacagaaaatggcGATGACACCGATAAAAAAGACGATGAACTGTTGTGGGTTGTACGAGTAGTAtcaatcagcatcatcatctaGACAAGACGCAGTCAATAGCAActaacaaaaacacatttaaatcaTGAAAGAACTGAACAAAACAAGTTGAAAAGGAGTGAAAATGGGTTGTAGCACAATTTGGATTTTCTGAATCGGCAGTCGGCAGATCGGCTAAGAAGATATTCTGTTTCTgatgaaatttaataaatatgttcaATCTGAGAAAGCACCATTGTAAAATCTGAAAGTACATTATTGAGATAATACAACCAAGGTATTCCTTGCTGAAGTAGAGTGACAAGGCTTTGCGTCTGCTGTTTTATCATAATGCTCCCATtccctcaaacaaacaaacaaacaaacaaacaaaccctaaTATACTATGTGAAAACCAATGCTCAAAGCAATAAACGATATCATTTGTAGAGCGCATTCCTCAGTATGGAGGCGAGCTCAATTCGCTATACACAACCCACTCCAAAACCAACCGATAGCCCGCCATAAAAGAAACACAACTACAACTGAAGTATGGCATCGTGATAAACAGAAACCAAACGCACGGATAAAGGTAAGGAATTTAGAACTGAGGGAATAGGAAATATGTTTCTTAAAGAGATTTGTTCCAAGATCGGACTTGTAAGCTTCGAATGTAGACATTGTTCACAGATAAAGGGGATGATCACAAACAGCAGATGGCCATGAAGCAGAAATAAAGCAGGTGATGGCAGGGTTAAAGGACCCGTGCTGGCTGTCAACGGCCATCAGTTCCAATCTGCAGGTTGGAAAGACTAAGTCTTCTGTAGAAACGCAGAATACATCAACAGAGACTAGTGTCGACGGAGCTAAAATTGCCAGAAGACTGCTGGCAGAGATGAAATCACAAACCACAGGAAAATTGcgctaacatttttaaaggaaaggaCTGACTGTGTGCTCTTGAAGATCTTCAAAATGAACCGTTATATAGAAAAAACCGGAAGTCGACGGACAATTCGAAAGtagcagaagaaaataatagtcAAACAGTTATGTACGGAAACGGAAAAAGCTACGGCCTATacaatgggcaccaaaaacataacaaactaataaaagtacaaaaaaaaaaattaccgagAGCCGCCTTCCTCAAGCCTGCTAGGCGAAGGGACGCCactcctatatatatataaagatgtgATGTGAAGACAACGGTATCACAGTGTTGGATCACATCATCAATGCCACCTTCAAGTGACAGCCACCAAAGCTGGCGGAGGAAAGGTGTAGGGTTGTCCGCATGTCACCCACGGAAGACAATACGACGACATATTATTTTGAGCCTTTTGAAGTCTTCCAGTCAGTGATTAAGGAGATCGACGAAAAGAGAGATGCAGCAACCTGCTGGCACAAACACAAAGCATACATGAGATCATGAGATCTTTGGTGGCAAAAACTGAAGGATCAGACTGATGCTACCCTTTAAGGAAGATGGACTTACAGAATACGTCACtcagaaaataatgatgcattgaagataaaataaaaccaatagTTCGGGAAAGAGAGATGATCACCCCATAATATGTAAAACTAGTATAGAACGGCAAAGACCTCAATTTACTTGAAGAACCTACTGGAAAGgtctcatttcttttataattctttttttataatcttttgattgtagtgagaaaaaaaaaagacagcgagagagagagagagagagagagagagagagagagagagagagagagagagagagagagagagagagatgttgatGTGAGAACAAGAATAAAGATGAAGGATATTATCTAATCCTCTGCAGTGAATGGTTTGGCATAACGGATCGGTTTGAGCTGAAGCTGCGCGATGACAGTGAACCCACCAGCCAACGTGCTCGATATTCCCACAAGACGTCCTCATGAAGATGTCTTCCCAACGTGCTCTCATGACAGGACCATCCAGCCTCCATTTCTTAACATATTGTGGGTATTTCATCACTCTGGCAATGGCGGTCACATTATGTCATCTTCACTGACGATCCACACTTCAAGTTGGTCCTCGCCCCTCCGCCCCGCTAAGTCACCATGTATCACCCTTCTCCTCCCCTTTCAAACTGCatctgccccccccccccccccccgcgcTAACCTTTGCTGCGGTCAGCTATTCCAATACAAAACTTCCCGCACGAAGAATccttaaatgaaatataaacaggAATGGAATATAATTACGATGTTCTAACTTTCCTGGAGCATTAAAAGCAATAGGTGACAGTTCTTCAAATGGAAAGGAATCTTTATTCTTATTAACACATCCAcatctttctctatctctctcgctgtctttctttctcactccaatcaaaagattataaaaatgaACGATAATAGAAATGAGATCCCTCCAATAGGTTCTTCAAGTAAATTGAGGTCTTTGCCGTTCTATACTAGTTTTACCTTTTATGGGGTGATCATCTCTCCCTAactattgtttttatgttatcttcaatgcatcattattttctgaGTGACGTTTCCTGTAAGTCCATCTTCCTTAAAAATTGCTGCATCTCTCTTTTTGTCGATCTCCCTAATCACTGACTGGAAGACTTCAAAAGTGGCTGTCAGTTGAAGGTGGCATTGATGACGTGATCCAACACTGTGATACCGTTGTCTTCACATCACCTCCCTACGTATATATAATATAGTAGTGGCGTCCCTTCGCCTACCAGGCTTGAGGAAGGCGGTTGTtggtaatttgttttgtaattttattagtttgttgtgtttttggtgcccattgtGTAGGTCGAAGCTTTGTTTTGGTCGAGTCGTTGTCGTACAGAATTGTTTGACTATTATTTTCTTCCACGACTTTCGAATTTTCCTTCGACCGTCGGTCTTTTTTGCCTTTGaagtatttgttattatttagtatcttcttttttattttgagggaATGGGAGCAGGATGAGAAAACAGCAGACTGACAGCCTTGTCACTCTTATTCAACAAGAAATATCGTGTTTACATTATCTCAATAgtttactttctattttaaaatggtaCTTTCTCAGATTTAAcgtttttattacatttcttcCATATGAAAATCCAAATACCATGCTGTGTATACTTACTCGTAGcttacaaatgttttcaaatgatttCTAGTTATGTTACCTTTCCTTTAACTAACAAAATGACAGTCAGAAACAGAATATCTTTTTAACTGATCTGTCGACTGCCGATTCAGTAAATCCAAAAAATGCTACAGCTCATTTTCCCCCCTTTTAGGTTGTTTTGTTCAGtcatttaa
This window of the Pomacea canaliculata isolate SZHN2017 linkage group LG4, ASM307304v1, whole genome shotgun sequence genome carries:
- the LOC112562254 gene encoding nicotinate phosphoribosyltransferase-like, with protein sequence MSAASVLSSVYEGTRESNGVIQALLTDLYQITMAYAYWKSGKMDDRAIFDLFFRRNPFQGEFTLFAGLEECVKLLQNFRFSESDISYLRKVLPPHVEDEFFQYLSNMTANAVTLSAVDEGTVVFPKVPMITIEGPLAVVQLLETPLLNLINYASLVATNAMRFRLAAGQDKVLLEFGLRRAQGPDGGLSASRYCYMGGFDGTSNVLAGKMFGIPVKGTHAHAFVTSYRDLREVKCRNLFRKDNLEKVDFIDLCLVWQQKLSSILNFLVDQVSEGELAAFICYAQAFPDQMLALIDTYDVIKSGLPNFCTVAMALHELGYKPRGIRLDSGDLSYLSREVRKVFKLVANSFDVPWFERLTIVASNDINEDTIHSLNTQGHDIDCFGIGTHLVTCQKQPALGCVFKLVEVNDKPRMKLSEDVEKVTIPGRKKAYRLYGHDGTALVDLMLQPSEDPPSLGQRFLCRHPTMESKRAYVVPAEVQPLHHEYWKNGEVIRDLPNLTELRKKASKSLQTLRQDHKRTLNPTPYKVSVSSNLYTFIHDLWLESTPIGELC